A region from the Nesterenkonia lacusekhoensis genome encodes:
- a CDS encoding glycosyltransferase family 4 protein, producing MRIAYLLADPGIGVFGTKGASVHVQEMIRAFRAHGHEVTVYCTKRGNRAGRPETESVPEDLADLRVVTVPVEPAEEGVAAREQAIAQASLQMAQQAAAEDYELIYERYSLFSEAGATLKSLYTERDSDLDHGFIRDVPLVMEVNAPLLQEQRDHRELHDAEGARHATLRALGTADVVSCVSEPVATWVRGLLAGQAGEPRVMVIPNGVNTERIRPREGAGEPEGAAGGDRPFTVGFVGTLKPWHGTDVLLRAFAASLHPDRSSWRLEFVGAGPEQQRLERMAQELGVAGQVTFHGAVPPQDIPEILTRFDVAVAPYPKPEREGHYFSPLKVYEYLAAGVAVVASSVGELPELLSGKGGNALERPAEKISAGQRGFLVPPGDEDALANALDQLASRPQMRTRLAFAGRAAVVERHTWTRRCGDLLRAVGLSSSTHAGLTTPLPVLSPAMLAELTDDLPTGVTL from the coding sequence ATGAGAATCGCCTATCTGCTGGCCGACCCCGGCATCGGCGTCTTCGGCACCAAGGGTGCCTCCGTCCATGTCCAGGAGATGATCCGGGCCTTCCGCGCCCACGGGCACGAGGTCACCGTCTACTGCACCAAACGCGGGAACAGGGCCGGACGGCCGGAGACTGAATCCGTCCCGGAGGACCTCGCCGACCTGCGCGTGGTCACCGTCCCGGTGGAGCCGGCCGAGGAGGGCGTGGCCGCCCGTGAGCAGGCCATCGCCCAGGCCTCCCTGCAGATGGCCCAGCAAGCCGCCGCGGAGGACTATGAGCTGATCTATGAGCGCTACTCGCTGTTCTCCGAGGCCGGGGCCACCCTGAAGTCCCTCTACACCGAACGGGACAGCGACCTCGACCACGGCTTCATCCGTGACGTCCCCCTGGTCATGGAGGTCAACGCGCCCCTGCTGCAGGAGCAGCGGGACCACCGCGAGCTCCACGACGCCGAGGGCGCCCGCCATGCCACGCTGCGCGCGCTGGGCACCGCCGATGTGGTCTCCTGCGTCTCCGAGCCGGTGGCCACCTGGGTCCGCGGGCTGCTGGCCGGCCAGGCCGGCGAGCCCCGGGTGATGGTCATCCCCAACGGGGTGAACACCGAGCGCATCCGCCCCCGAGAAGGGGCCGGGGAGCCGGAGGGCGCAGCCGGCGGAGACCGCCCCTTCACGGTGGGCTTCGTGGGGACCCTCAAGCCCTGGCACGGGACTGATGTGCTGCTGCGCGCCTTCGCCGCCTCCCTGCACCCCGATCGCTCCTCCTGGCGCCTGGAGTTCGTGGGGGCCGGGCCGGAGCAGCAGCGTCTGGAGCGCATGGCCCAGGAGCTCGGCGTCGCCGGGCAGGTGACCTTCCACGGGGCGGTGCCCCCGCAGGACATCCCGGAGATCCTGACCCGCTTCGACGTGGCCGTGGCCCCCTACCCCAAGCCGGAGCGGGAAGGCCACTACTTCTCCCCGCTGAAGGTCTACGAGTACCTGGCCGCAGGGGTCGCCGTCGTCGCCTCCTCCGTGGGCGAGCTCCCGGAGCTGCTCTCCGGGAAGGGCGGGAACGCTCTGGAGAGGCCCGCAGAGAAGATCTCCGCCGGGCAGCGGGGCTTCCTGGTCCCTCCCGGGGATGAGGACGCCCTGGCCAACGCCCTGGACCAGCTGGCCTCCCGGCCCCAGATGCGGACCAGGCTGGCCTTCGCCGGGCGCGCCGCCGTCGTCGAACGCCACACCTGGACCCGGCGCTGCGGCGACCTGCTGCGCGCCGTCGGGCTCTCCAGCAGCACCCATGCGGGGCTGACCACGCCCCTGCCGGTGCTCTCCCCGGCCATGCTGGCCGAGCTGACCGATGACCTCCCCACAGGAGTGACGCTGTGA
- a CDS encoding glycosyltransferase family 4 protein — MSAEGQPVVGYVLKMYPRFSETFIVSEILAREAQGERIVIFSLRPSTDTRFHPELARVKAPVVHVSRPNTANRFWQHLSLSGEDPLVMAGLRDCLPELLRHSPDDAVQAVSLARLAREHGVTHLHAHFASVATTVARLAGRIAGLPYSFTAHAKDIFHEDVDQLELEQKFAEAHHSITISGYNLADLRRRFPAATSCLKLVRNGLEMERFPYAPRSSAAAGPASAGTPRLLAVGRLVEKKGFHLVIDAVARLRDAGVAVKADIAGDGPLAADLQRQIDRLELQEEVRLLGPRTQAEIRDLLGTHDVFVAPFVVGRDGNADGLPTVLLEAMARGIRCVAADVTAVGEVIRTGETGWLVPSGDTVALTNAVSEAIRTDSAAAAEHRRLTDNARALVEELFDSRRQAAALRALVTASRTVAQDPLREEDLAEGALL, encoded by the coding sequence ATGTCCGCTGAAGGACAGCCTGTCGTCGGCTACGTCCTGAAGATGTACCCGCGCTTCTCCGAGACGTTCATCGTCTCCGAGATCCTGGCCCGTGAGGCCCAGGGTGAGAGGATCGTCATCTTCTCCCTGCGCCCCTCCACCGACACCCGCTTCCACCCGGAGCTCGCCCGGGTGAAGGCCCCGGTGGTCCACGTCTCCCGCCCCAACACCGCCAACCGCTTCTGGCAGCATCTGAGCCTCTCCGGCGAGGACCCCCTGGTGATGGCCGGACTGCGCGACTGTCTTCCGGAGCTGCTGCGGCACAGCCCCGACGACGCCGTCCAGGCGGTGTCCCTGGCCCGGCTGGCCCGGGAGCACGGGGTCACCCATCTGCACGCCCACTTCGCCTCCGTGGCCACCACCGTGGCCCGGCTGGCCGGGCGGATCGCCGGGCTGCCCTACTCCTTCACCGCTCACGCCAAGGACATCTTCCACGAGGACGTCGACCAGCTGGAGCTGGAGCAGAAGTTCGCCGAGGCCCACCACTCGATCACCATCTCCGGCTACAATCTGGCCGATCTGCGGCGCCGCTTCCCCGCTGCGACCTCCTGCCTGAAACTGGTCCGCAACGGCCTGGAGATGGAGCGCTTCCCCTATGCGCCCCGCTCCTCCGCGGCCGCCGGACCCGCCTCCGCCGGCACGCCCCGGCTGCTCGCCGTCGGGCGGCTGGTGGAGAAGAAGGGCTTCCACCTGGTCATCGACGCCGTCGCCCGCCTGCGCGACGCCGGGGTCGCCGTCAAGGCCGACATCGCCGGGGACGGTCCGCTGGCCGCTGACCTTCAGCGACAGATCGACCGTCTCGAGCTGCAGGAGGAGGTCCGCCTGCTCGGACCGCGCACCCAGGCGGAGATCCGCGACCTGCTGGGGACCCACGACGTCTTCGTCGCCCCCTTCGTGGTGGGCCGGGACGGGAATGCCGACGGGCTGCCCACTGTTCTCCTCGAGGCTATGGCCCGCGGCATCCGCTGCGTGGCAGCCGATGTGACCGCCGTCGGGGAGGTCATCCGCACCGGTGAGACCGGCTGGCTGGTCCCCTCCGGTGACACGGTGGCCCTGACCAACGCCGTCTCCGAGGCGATCCGCACCGACTCCGCCGCTGCCGCCGAGCACCGCCGGCTCACCGACAACGCCCGGGCCCTGGTGGAGGAGCTCTTCGACTCCCGCCGCCAGGCCGCCGCGCTGCGCGCGCTGGTCACAGCATCCAGAACCGTTGCGCAGGATCCTCTGAGGGAAGAGGACCTGGCTGAAGGAGCATTGCTATGA